The Cucumis melo cultivar AY chromosome 6, USDA_Cmelo_AY_1.0, whole genome shotgun sequence genome includes a region encoding these proteins:
- the LOC103491822 gene encoding NAC domain-containing protein 83 isoform X1, with translation MDNISPFVLNGGSIRLPVGYRFCPTDQELVAHYLKRKVFHLPLPASIIPDFDIFLTDPWALPGDSKEKRFFFSKQKSFSRRSAGCGIWKSIGKEKLILSPGPMNQLVGSRKTLVFSESKFCETKSATRWVMHEYRLPRSASPTTPNSTQQIEVGDWAVYSLFQKRRRPKRQGVEEKQRLREAEEASILDLRVEDGWEFPQPSSSSSSGVTEVSSNADQEEHSSSLGLGLGLGFSSYFSQAHVRGV, from the exons ATGGACAACATCTCACCCTTTGTTCTCAATGGAGGATCCATCAGATTGCCTGTTGGATATCGATTTTGCCCTACAGATCAGGAGTTGGTCGCCCATTACTTGAAGAGGAAGGTCTTTCATTTGCCACTTCCTGCTTCTATTATTCCTGACTTCGATATCTTCCTCACAGATCCATGGGCTTTGCCAG GGGATTCGAAAGAAAAGAGATTCTTTTTCAGCAAACAGAAGAGTTTCTCTAGGAGGAGTGCTGGGTGTGGGATATGGAAGTCTATTGGGAAAGAAAAGTTGATATTAAGCCCAGGGCCGATGAACCAGTTGGTTGGGTCTAGGAAAACTTTGGTTTTTTCTGAATCTAAATTTTGTGAGACAAAAAGTGCTACTCGGTGGGTCATGCATGAATATCGATTGCCTCGCTCTGCATCTCCAACAACTCCCAACTCAACACAG CAGATTGAAGTGGGGGATTGGGCTGTGTACAGCTTGTTTCAAAAGAGAAGAAGGCCTAAAAGGCAAGGGGTGGAAGAGAAGCAGAGGTTGAGAGAAGCCGAGGAGGCAAGCATATTGGATTTGAGGGTGGAGGACGGTTGGGAATTTCCTCAGCCTTCTTCGTCAAGTTCAAGTGGAGTCACTGAAGTTTCTTCAAATGCTGATCAAGAAGAGCACAGCAGTAGTTTAGGCTTAGGCTTAGGCTTAGGcttttcttcatatttttctCAAGCTCACGTGAGAGGGGTGTGA
- the LOC103491822 gene encoding NAC domain-containing protein 83 isoform X2, with protein sequence MDNISPFVLNGGSIRLPVGYRFCPTDQELVAHYLKRKVFHLPLPASIIPDFDIFLTDPWALPGDSKEKRFFFSKQKSFSRRSAGCGIWKSIGKEKLILSPGPMNQLVGSRKTLVFSESKFCETKSATRWVMHEYRLPRSASPTTPNSTQIEVGDWAVYSLFQKRRRPKRQGVEEKQRLREAEEASILDLRVEDGWEFPQPSSSSSSGVTEVSSNADQEEHSSSLGLGLGLGFSSYFSQAHVRGV encoded by the exons ATGGACAACATCTCACCCTTTGTTCTCAATGGAGGATCCATCAGATTGCCTGTTGGATATCGATTTTGCCCTACAGATCAGGAGTTGGTCGCCCATTACTTGAAGAGGAAGGTCTTTCATTTGCCACTTCCTGCTTCTATTATTCCTGACTTCGATATCTTCCTCACAGATCCATGGGCTTTGCCAG GGGATTCGAAAGAAAAGAGATTCTTTTTCAGCAAACAGAAGAGTTTCTCTAGGAGGAGTGCTGGGTGTGGGATATGGAAGTCTATTGGGAAAGAAAAGTTGATATTAAGCCCAGGGCCGATGAACCAGTTGGTTGGGTCTAGGAAAACTTTGGTTTTTTCTGAATCTAAATTTTGTGAGACAAAAAGTGCTACTCGGTGGGTCATGCATGAATATCGATTGCCTCGCTCTGCATCTCCAACAACTCCCAACTCAACACAG ATTGAAGTGGGGGATTGGGCTGTGTACAGCTTGTTTCAAAAGAGAAGAAGGCCTAAAAGGCAAGGGGTGGAAGAGAAGCAGAGGTTGAGAGAAGCCGAGGAGGCAAGCATATTGGATTTGAGGGTGGAGGACGGTTGGGAATTTCCTCAGCCTTCTTCGTCAAGTTCAAGTGGAGTCACTGAAGTTTCTTCAAATGCTGATCAAGAAGAGCACAGCAGTAGTTTAGGCTTAGGCTTAGGCTTAGGcttttcttcatatttttctCAAGCTCACGTGAGAGGGGTGTGA
- the LOC103491821 gene encoding putative pentatricopeptide repeat-containing protein At2g01510 has product MKPYRATLFQNLVLRNSQAPKPSLNSNHLIDAHIVKTGFNPNTCRSNFQVNSFLERGDLVHAHQVFDQMPAKNTISLNMMISGHLKFGKLSKARELFDGMVERTAVSWTILIGGYLQSNQSKEAFRLYADMRRGGLEPDYVTLVTLLSGFGELETKNVIVQIHTQVIKLGYEYNLMVCNSLVDAYCKTHCLYLASQLFKHMLNKDTVTFNSLMTGYTNEGLSEEAIKLFLELHNSGIKPSDFTFAALLSAAVGLDDIKFGQQVHGFVLKTNFVRNVFVGNALLDYYSKQDQVDEVRKLFCEMPELDGISYNVVITSYAWNGQFKESFDLFRKLQFTRFDRKQFPFATLLSIATSSLNLRMGRQIHCQAITVGANFEPLVENALVDMYGKCDRDEEAQKIFDNIAFKSTVPWTAMISAYVQKGKHEEGINVFSDMRRTGVPADQATFASILRACANLASISLGRQLHSLLIRSGYMSNVYSGSALLDTYAKCGCMTDAIKSFGEMPERNSVSWNALISAYAQNGNVEGTLNSFQQMIQSGYKPDSVSFLSVLSACSHCGFVEEALWHFNSMTQIYEVTPKREHYTSMVDVLCRNGRFDEAEKLMTQMPFEPSEIMWSSVLNSCRIHKNHELAKKAADRLFNMEDLRDAAPYINMSNIYAVAGQWDNVAKVKKAMRDRGVRKVPAYSWVEIKHQTHVFSANDKSHPQMKKILRKIDALSKEMEKKGYKPDTTCALHDEDEVIKIESLKYHSERLAIAFALLNTPDGLPIVVMKNLRACTDCHAAIKVISQIVEREIIVRDSSRFHHFKDGVCSCGDYW; this is encoded by the coding sequence ATGAAGCCATATAGAGCGACCTTATTTCAAAACCTTGTTCTAAGAAACTCTCAAGCTCCAAAGCCGTCCTTGAATAGTAATCATCTTATTGATGCTCACATTGTCAAAACTGGCTTCAATCCAAATACATGCCGCTCTAACTTCCAGGTCAACAGCTTTCTCGAGAGAGGAGATCTTGTCCACGCACATCAGGTATTTGATCAAATGCCTGCCAAGAATACGATCTCTCTCAACATGATGATTTCTGGTCACCTTAAGTTTGGTAAGTTATCTAAAGCTAGAGAGTTGTTTGATGGCATGGTGGAACGTACGGCAGTGTCATGGACTATTTTGATTGGTGGTTATTTGCAATCTAACCAATCTAAAGAAGCGTTTAGGCTTTATGCTGATATGAGAAGGGGAGGGCTAGAACCAGATTATGTGACTCTAGTGACTTTATTATCAGGCTTTGGTGAATTGGAAACTAAGAATGTGATTGTTCAAATTCATACCCAAGTCATTAAACTTGGATATGAGTACAATCTCATGGTTTGCAACTCGTTGGTTGATGCCTATTGCAAAACACATTGCTTATATTTAGCTAGTCAGCTCTTCAAGCATATGTTAAACAAAGACACAGTAACCTTCAATTCCTTAATGACAGGTTACACAAATGAGGGATTGAGTGAAGAAGCAATAAAGCTCTTTCTAGAACTGCACAATAGTGGAATAAAGCCTTCAGACTTCACGTTTGCGGCCCTTCTATCTGCTGCTGTTGGTCTAGATGACATAAAGTTTGGACAACAGGTTCATGGTTTTGTTCTCAAGACCAACTTCGTTAGGAATGTGTTTGTGGGAAATGCATTACTAGATTACTACTCAAAGCAGGACCAAGTGGATGAGGTAAGGAAGCTTTTTTGTGAGATGCCAGAGTTAGATGGAATATCATATAATGTAGTCATCACAAGCTATGCTTGGAATGGGCAATTCAAAGAATCTTTTGATCTTTTCAGGAAATTACAGTTTACTAGATTTGACCGGAAGCAATTCCCTTTTGCAACACTATTGAGCATAGCTACAAGTAGTCTTAATTTGAGAATGGGTCGGCAAATACATTGTCAGGCAATTACAGTTGGAGCAAATTTTGAACCTCTGGTAGAAAATGCTTTGGTTGACATGTATGGCAAATGTGACAGAGATGAGGAAGCTCAGAAGATATTTGATAATATTGCTTTTAAAAGTACAGTGCCATGGACTGCAATGATCTCGGCCTACGTTCAGAAGGGAAAGCATGAAGAAGGAATAAATGTATTCAGTGACATGCGAAGAACTGGTGTCCCTGCTGATCAAGCGACCTTTGCTAGTATCTTAAGAGCATGTGCAAATCTGGCTTCAATTTCTTTGGGAAGGCAACTGCATTCATTGCTAATTCGATCAGGATATATGTCCAATGTATATTCTGGGAGCGCGTTGCTAGATACATATGCAAAATGTGGTTGCATGACAGATGCCATAAAATCTTTCGGAGAGATGCCTGAGAGGAATTCTGTCTCGTGGAATGCTTTAATCTCAGCTTATGCACAGAATGGGAATGTTGAAGGCACGCTCAATTCGTTTCAGCAGATGATTCAGTCGGGCTATAAGCCAGATTCTGTTAGTTTTCTCAGCGTTTTGTCAGCTTGCAGTCACTGTGGTTTCGTCGAAGAAGCTCTTTGGCACTTCAACTCCATGACTCAAATTTATGAAGTCACTCCTAAGAGAGAACACTATACATCAATGGTTGATGTATTGTGTCGAAATGGAAGATTTGATGAAGCTGAAAAGTTAATGACTCAAATGCCATTTGAGCCTTCTGAGATCATGTGGTCCTCGGTATTAAACTCATGCAGAATTCATAAGAATCATGAATTGGCCAAGAAAGCAGCAGATCGGCTTTTTAATATGGAAGATCTTCGAGATGCTGCTCCTTATATCAACATGTCTAATATTTATGCGGTAGCTGGTCAGTGGGACAATGTTGCAAAGGTCAAGAAGGCAATGAGGGACCGGGGGGTTAGAAAGGTCCCAGCCTATAGTTGGGTTGAGATCAAACATCAGACTCATGTATTCTCAGCAAATGATAAGTCCCATCCCCAGATGAAGAAGATTTTGAGAAAGATCGATGCATTATCGAAGGAAATGGAGAAGAAAGGATATAAGCCAGACACAACTTGTGCCCTTCACGATGAGGATGAGGTTATTAAAATTGAATCTCTTAAATACCACAGTGAACGCTTAGCTATTGCATTTGCTCTACTCAACACACCGGATGGGTTGCCAATCGTGGTAATGAAAAACTTGAGAGCTTGTACAGACTGTCATGCTGCAATCAAGGTAATCTCACAGATTGTTGAAAGGGAAATTATTGTTAGAGATTCAAGTAGGTTTCATCATTTTAAAGACGGCGTTTGCTCCTGTGGGGATTATTGGTGA